In the Campylobacter sp. RM6914 genome, one interval contains:
- a CDS encoding methyl-accepting chemotaxis protein, whose translation MNISTKVTAMVVSSLLLLFAALVSISYYEHQMNAKHVEKDLINSIIGGKQVELAGELAIAATMVKQIEKNYKEHGLDTETLRKDLLDYVGAVRFGAGGRNYISIYDTKGIAIINPGNPKFNGTSRIHAADVNGLRYIEKLVNTDEFVQFTFAGENGNIRRLGKSQKLNVAGEDMVFMAIADLENAYRIGGEQVKVLKDEMIAGLKVFVTASIVVMIIALIASMLYAKFSITKPLNLLIDKARDLSSGDGDLTRKLEIKGNDEIAQASAAINDFIEKVRVLINDAKNLSSENSSIANELSSTSLQTGKRVEDSTTIVTRTSQDCNSIQTNMRGSIQLAQDGKDDLQKALKYVDEANKAIATLSSDIVNTAHVENEMAVKINQLSKDAEQVKSVLVVINDIADQTNLLALNAAIEAARAGEHGRGFAVVADEVRQLAERTQKSLTEINATINVIVQAISDSSEQMSKNSHQIQELTNVASNVEQTINVMSDVMSSAIGMSDKTIQDYINTGKNIDDIVKNIDGITAISTENARSVEEIASAAEHLNKMTDTLNAKLSEFRT comes from the coding sequence ATGAATATTTCAACCAAAGTCACGGCTATGGTCGTATCTTCACTACTGTTGCTTTTTGCTGCATTAGTAAGCATAAGCTATTATGAACATCAAATGAATGCTAAGCATGTTGAAAAAGACCTGATAAATTCTATCATCGGTGGTAAACAAGTTGAGTTAGCGGGCGAACTTGCTATCGCTGCTACGATGGTTAAACAAATAGAAAAAAACTATAAAGAACACGGGCTAGATACGGAAACTCTTAGAAAAGATCTACTTGACTATGTAGGGGCAGTTAGATTTGGTGCGGGCGGTAGAAACTATATCTCTATCTATGACACAAAAGGTATTGCTATCATAAACCCGGGAAATCCGAAATTTAACGGAACAAGCCGTATACATGCTGCAGATGTTAATGGACTAAGATATATAGAAAAACTTGTTAATACTGATGAGTTTGTGCAATTTACTTTTGCAGGTGAGAATGGAAACATTAGACGTCTTGGTAAGAGTCAAAAACTAAATGTAGCGGGCGAAGATATGGTGTTTATGGCTATAGCTGACCTAGAAAACGCATATCGTATAGGCGGCGAGCAAGTTAAAGTCTTAAAAGATGAGATGATCGCCGGTCTAAAAGTCTTTGTTACGGCGTCTATCGTTGTTATGATAATTGCTCTAATAGCTTCTATGCTTTATGCTAAATTTTCAATAACCAAACCTTTAAATTTATTAATCGATAAAGCTCGCGACCTTTCAAGCGGCGACGGTGATCTAACCAGGAAGCTTGAGATAAAAGGCAACGATGAGATCGCTCAAGCAAGTGCCGCGATAAACGACTTTATCGAAAAAGTTCGCGTGCTAATTAATGATGCTAAAAATTTATCAAGCGAAAACTCATCTATCGCAAATGAGCTAAGCTCAACATCGCTTCAAACAGGAAAGCGCGTCGAAGACTCAACAACTATTGTTACACGAACAAGTCAAGACTGTAACTCTATACAAACTAACATGAGAGGCTCTATACAGCTAGCTCAAGACGGTAAAGACGACTTACAAAAAGCTCTTAAGTATGTTGACGAGGCAAACAAAGCGATCGCTACTTTATCATCTGATATCGTAAATACCGCGCATGTAGAAAACGAAATGGCTGTTAAGATAAACCAATTAAGCAAAGATGCCGAGCAGGTAAAATCAGTTCTGGTGGTGATCAACGATATCGCCGATCAAACAAACCTACTTGCCCTTAACGCTGCCATTGAGGCTGCACGTGCAGGTGAGCACGGACGCGGTTTTGCTGTCGTTGCCGATGAGGTTCGCCAACTAGCAGAGCGCACACAAAAGAGCTTAACAGAGATCAATGCTACTATTAATGTTATTGTTCAAGCGATCTCGGACTCTAGCGAGCAAATGAGTAAAAACTCACATCAAATTCAAGAGCTTACAAATGTTGCTAGCAATGTTGAGCAGACTATCAATGTTATGAGTGATGTTATGAGTAGTGCTATCGGAATGTCTGATAAGACGATACAAGATTATATAAATACCGGTAAAAATATCGATGATATAGTTAAAAATATCGATGGTATCACAGCCATATCAACCGAAAATGCGAGAAGCGTCGAAGAGATCGCAAGTGCCGCAGAACACCTAAATAAAATGACAGATACGCTAAATGCGAAACTATCTGAATTTAGAACTTGA
- a CDS encoding CheB methylesterase domain-containing protein, producing MAQKLVLIGASTGGPGHIKKLLKDIKITDTSIVIAQHMNKMFIQSFVTQVGRECGLDVELLNEKTILKNKVYVCDQNFMIGENIPLNAKPNPDAKTIYTPNVDVLFNSAVGICKNLNVMAILLTGIGDDGAIGLNNLYKAGAKCIAESEDSAIVYGMPKRAKELNPNTKSLNLSTIKKELEEFLNVF from the coding sequence ATGGCTCAAAAATTAGTTTTGATCGGAGCCTCTACAGGAGGTCCCGGTCATATCAAAAAGCTTTTAAAAGACATTAAAATAACAGATACTAGTATAGTTATCGCACAACACATGAATAAGATGTTTATCCAGTCGTTCGTAACGCAAGTAGGCAGAGAGTGTGGGCTGGATGTGGAGCTTTTGAATGAAAAAACCATACTTAAAAACAAAGTTTATGTCTGCGATCAAAATTTCATGATCGGAGAAAATATCCCGCTAAACGCAAAGCCAAACCCCGATGCAAAAACGATATACACACCAAATGTCGATGTGCTTTTTAACTCAGCGGTTGGGATTTGTAAAAATTTAAATGTCATGGCTATACTCTTAACTGGTATCGGTGATGATGGGGCTATAGGGCTTAACAACCTTTATAAGGCAGGAGCCAAGTGTATCGCCGAAAGTGAAGATAGTGCAATAGTTTACGGTATGCCAAAACGTGCTAAAGAGCTAAATCCAAATACAAAATCTTTAAATTTAAGTACGATAAAAAAAGAGCTTGAGGAATTTTTAAATGTTTTTTAA
- a CDS encoding CheR family methyltransferase, producing MFFKRNSEQNLTNTNYDTSFVAPSDMDGFNEFLNTLKTLCGVDLESKREIVLQRLKTFAKNRQIPTFKEIVNSIKYNKELRQDILNLITVNETYFYRELPQLKEVISYVKELGSARILCAPCSSGDEVYSLAMLAHEYALGAGALSVVGIDINSQAISDCISATYSSRSLHRLDNYQKERFFKKDGDKFVFKKDPAFKCEFKIMNVFDDAIFSLGKFDVILSRNMMIYFDDNFRLKCVERLHRLLKDGGRLYTGHADLVPFTPLYEKKFVHGSPYYQMI from the coding sequence ATGTTTTTTAAGAGAAATAGCGAGCAAAATTTAACAAATACAAACTACGATACCTCTTTTGTGGCGCCAAGCGACATGGATGGGTTTAATGAATTTTTAAATACCTTAAAAACTCTTTGCGGGGTCGATCTTGAGTCAAAACGCGAGATAGTCCTTCAAAGGCTAAAGACTTTTGCTAAAAATAGACAAATCCCTACATTTAAAGAGATAGTAAATTCTATAAAATATAACAAAGAGCTAAGGCAGGATATTTTAAATTTAATCACTGTAAATGAGACTTATTTTTACCGTGAACTTCCTCAACTAAAAGAAGTGATATCTTACGTCAAAGAGCTTGGTAGTGCTAGGATACTATGTGCTCCTTGTTCAAGCGGAGATGAAGTTTATTCTCTTGCTATGCTAGCACACGAATACGCTCTTGGAGCAGGCGCATTAAGTGTGGTTGGTATCGACATAAACTCACAGGCTATATCTGACTGCATAAGTGCAACATATAGCAGCAGAAGCTTGCATAGGCTTGATAATTATCAAAAAGAGAGATTTTTTAAAAAAGACGGAGATAAATTTGTCTTTAAAAAAGATCCTGCTTTTAAATGTGAGTTTAAGATCATGAATGTCTTTGACGATGCGATATTTTCACTTGGTAAATTTGATGTGATACTTTCAAGAAACATGATGATATATTTCGATGATAATTTTAGATTAAAATGTGTTGAGAGACTTCATAGGCTTTTAAAAGATGGCGGTAGGCTTTATACCGGACATGCCGATCTTGTGCCGTTTACACCGCTTTATGAGAAGAAATTTGTGCACGGATCACCTTATTATCAGATGATATGA
- a CDS encoding MFS transporter, with amino-acid sequence MRYLTLLKQERNFRLLSLVQLICYFGVWFSHTGIFTLLISLDAPIWAITLSAAMAYIPGVVLAPFSGVWVDKFSAKPMLIIIALIETVTVFMLVFINSLDLLWLLLVLIFIRNGTGGIYFQVEMSLFPKILSKENLKLANEIHSIIWAVAYTAGMGMAGVYIHFFGIKSAFILDGVIYIISFYFLFALKIPNFKPKFVEPTFKMLQSGLIYLKQNKLVIHLILLHSIVGVTAYDALVALLADYTYANILSISLVIGLINACRAVSLMISPIILGKFANKKTLLYFYIGHGIGIIIWAILQSNFYLGFLGLLAAGFFTSTLWSYTYTLLQQNCDAKFYGRVIAYNDMVYLGISALVSVAIGLLFRLGVGLEIITALMGMVFFAGAFYYHKISKFYDIK; translated from the coding sequence ATGAGGTATCTCACGCTTTTAAAGCAAGAAAGAAATTTCAGGCTTCTAAGCTTGGTGCAGCTTATATGTTATTTTGGAGTTTGGTTTTCGCATACGGGAATTTTTACTCTTCTTATCAGCCTTGACGCACCGATCTGGGCGATCACACTAAGTGCCGCGATGGCTTATATCCCTGGAGTTGTTTTAGCGCCTTTTAGCGGTGTTTGGGTGGATAAATTTAGCGCGAAACCGATGCTTATCATTATCGCACTTATAGAAACCGTTACCGTTTTTATGCTGGTTTTTATAAATTCGCTTGATCTACTTTGGCTACTTTTGGTTTTGATTTTTATTAGAAACGGCACGGGCGGGATTTATTTTCAAGTAGAGATGAGCCTGTTTCCTAAAATTTTAAGCAAAGAAAACTTAAAGCTCGCAAACGAAATTCACTCCATAATCTGGGCAGTCGCCTATACTGCTGGCATGGGCATGGCTGGAGTTTATATACACTTTTTTGGCATCAAGAGCGCTTTTATACTTGATGGGGTTATTTATATTATTAGTTTTTACTTTCTTTTTGCACTCAAAATTCCAAATTTCAAACCAAAATTTGTAGAGCCGACATTTAAAATGCTACAAAGCGGGCTAATATACTTAAAACAAAATAAGCTCGTCATACACCTTATACTACTTCATAGCATAGTCGGAGTTACTGCCTACGACGCACTTGTAGCGCTTTTGGCTGACTATACATATGCAAACATCCTCTCTATCTCACTAGTCATCGGACTTATAAATGCATGTAGAGCAGTATCGCTTATGATCTCTCCGATAATACTTGGCAAATTTGCTAATAAAAAAACTCTACTGTATTTTTATATAGGACATGGGATCGGGATAATCATCTGGGCGATCTTGCAAAGTAATTTTTATCTTGGGTTTCTAGGACTTTTGGCTGCCGGATTTTTCACGTCTACACTTTGGAGCTATACATATACTCTTTTACAACAAAACTGCGACGCTAAATTTTACGGAAGAGTGATAGCATATAACGACATGGTATATCTTGGCATAAGCGCGCTTGTCTCGGTTGCTATCGGGCTTTTATTTAGACTTGGAGTTGGCCTTGAGATCATAACGGCGCTTATGGGTATGGTGTTTTTTGCGGGGGCTTTTTACTATCACAAAATTTCAAAATTTTATGATATAAAATAA